Sequence from the Methanococcoides methylutens genome:
TGTCCACGCATTGAACAATATGGCTCTTCTTTTGCAGCAGGAACGAAAATTCAGGGAAGCTGTAGATCTCTATGAAAAGATCCTGAGCATAGGTGTTGTGGCACGACCATATCCTGTATATTATAATATTTCACTTTGTCTGAAAAGTCTTGGTAACCTTGAAGGCGCAAAAACATACATAAACAGGGCATTGGCAATAAAGCCTGACGATGAGATATTTCTTGAGTTAAAAGGAGAGATTGTTGATCTTTTAAGTAGTGGTTCAAAAGAATCAGCTCCAAAGATAACTTCGAATGCTCTGGAGATCGGTGCAACCTATGACGAATGGGATCCTCCGGCAGTTTCGACGCTTACCAGCCAGATATATTATGCTGACTGGAATGATTACAAATATCATCGTGGATTGGGTGAGACCGATCTTCACGAAAAGTTTGTCCGGAACAAATTGGAACAGCGAGTCTACCGCTGCAATTCATGTCGTTATTTCTCTGCAGGTACATGCAGGAAAAAAGGAAAAGTTGGCAGGAAAGTATTGCCGGATTCTATATGTAAAAGTTTTTATCCTGAAAAGCATTGATTCGATTTTGATTTTCACGAAATGTATTATTATATTTCAATCAATAAGGAAGTTATTTTTAGAAAATCGGTTTCTTTTTTAAAAAAACCCGTTCATTTATGGAAAGGTTTATCTATTAAGCAATTATACTATATTTTGTCCTTAGAAGAGAACATTGAGACCATTCCTGAACACAAATACATAAACTATTGTACCACCAATATATTCCCCCACTCAAACTCAAAGTTCTCTTCTAGTGGTTCCAATCAACAGATAGATATGTTAGAATGGACTAATTTTTTCTTATAAGTGGTGCTCAATATGATCAATAAAAATAAAATTTCAGATAGTTTTACGAATAGTCAGCTAAAAATCCTTGATTCTAATTTGCCTAGATATCTCTTGATGGCTTTTATGTTGGTACTATCAATATATGTTATCATGAGTCCGGTCTCTGCAGAAACAGGTGTGAGTCTTTCTCCGGCTAACCAATCCGTGGAATTGGGGTCGGAAATCGTTGTCAATGTCTACGTCGAGCCAGATATGCCTATATCCGGGGCACAGTTCGACCTGTATTTTGATGGTTCTGTACTTGATGTGAAAAGTGTATCAGAGGGAGATCTGTTTAGCAAAACTGGTACTACTCTTTTCGGTGAAGGTACTTTTGATAATACAACTGGAAATATCATATATGCACATAGTGTTCTTTTTGAAAAAGAGGTCACAAGTCCCGGTATACTTGCAACGATCGTTTTTAAAACAACAGCCACTGGTCAATCCAACTTGCAGTTGGTCAATGTTGTGGTAAGTAATTCCGATGGGACAGCAGTCCCGATAACTGTGGAAAATGCTGTGGTGAGCATATCGGATACGTCTTCATCCGGAGGGAGCACCGACAGTGCTGGTTCAGGAAGTGGTGGTGGAGGAGGTGCCGGTGATTCAGGCGAACAATTTGGAAATATTGAATTTAAAGATGTTACTGAAAGGCCGGTTAATAAGGGAATGAATGTGTCCTATACTTTTAAATCTCCTGAAAACCCGATTGTGAACGTAAATTTCACTCCACTTAAAAATTCAGGTTATATAACTACAACGGTTGAAGTTTTGAAGGAGAGGTCTGCTCTTGTCTCGGATGATCCTGAGGGTCTTGTTTATCGGAACATGAACATTTGGGTTGGCAAATACGGCTTTGCAACTCCTGCAAACATTGAAGCTATGACAATTGGTTTCAAGGTAGAAAGTTCATGGATGGAGGCAAATGGCGTAAATACTTCTGCTATTAAGTTAAACAGGCATTCTGATGGAAAATGGGAGGCTCTTCAAACGATGTCTGCGGGTGAGGAAGATGGTTATGTTTACTTTGAATCTTCAACGCCAGGTTTTTCACCATTTGCAATAACTGCAGTTCCAGATTCAAGTGTTATCTCAGATGATGTTTCTCTAGAGGATTCAGCATCTGAAGATGATGAAGATCAAACTCTGGACCAGAATATGGCTTTGGTACTTTTTATTGTGATTATGGTCCTGATTGCAAAACGTGGCAGAGATACATAATCTCTGTCAATACACTTTTTATCATTTATACTTGCCTTGGAACAACAAATTCAATAAAGTAGAACAAGTCTGCCAGAACTTACATTGCAGATATTGCCTGCTTCTGGATTTGGTTATTATAATAATGAACTCTCCATTTCAACATCTCTGGAGTTGGAACTTCAAGTATATTGTCGCCTTGTCTTCTTTATTATAACATTCAAGGGTTTTCTACTTAATAAAAAAGGTAAAGATCCTAAAAATCACAGTAAGGCTGGATCAATTCAGTCGATCTTTATTATGCCATCTCGATTGTAGGATCCTATGGCTGCGAGTGCAACTTTTAATGCATGTTTTCCGTCAATGCCTGATTCGAGGGGTGTCTCACCTGTTTCTACACAGTTGATGAAATGTTCGAGTTCCTTTTGCAATGGTTCAGCTTTCTCGACCTTTGCATCTCTTATCCATTTAGCATCATGTATCGTAACTGTTTGTTCGATGTAGTCCAGGTATCCGACCCCACTTACTCCAATAACTTCCATTTTTCTCACCCTGTGTGGGGTCAACCAGTTAACATTAACTACGCCTGCCTGTTCATCATCAAATCTAAGCATTATTGATGCATGGTCTTCCTTTGAATGAATATCCTTGCCGGCAATGGCGTAGACTTCTGTAGCATTGCTGCCGTACATATAGGATATAGCATCGATGTCATGTACTCCAAGATCTAAGATGATTCCCACATCCCTTATCCTCGGGTTGTAAGGCCCAACTCTCTTTGTGGAAATTGATACTATCTTGCCAAGGAGTCCGCTATCGATTATTTCTTTCATTTTTGTTGTTGCCGGGTTGAATCTCTCGATCTGTCCTACCATAAGGATGACTCCTGCTTTTTCAGCGGCTTCTATCATTATGTCGGCATTTTCAAGTGTATCTGCAATGGGTTTTTCTACAAGTACATTCGTGTTTGAATTTATAGCATCCAATGTGACATTTTTGTGGAGTGTAGTTGGGACAACAATACTTACTGCATCAAGATTCTCTTTTAAGAGTTCTTCATAATCAGTATAAGGTTTAACATCATATTCTGCTGCCAGTTCTTCGACCCTTTCCCTATCAACATCGGATATTCCTACAAGTTCTACTCCTTCCATTTCTTTGTAGATCCTGACATGGTGCTGCCCCATAGCACCAACCCCTATAACTCCTACGCGTGTCATTTTACTTGACCCCCTCTATTACAGTTTTGATTATATGTTTAAGATCGTTCTCTAAAACACCCGGGTGTACCGGGAGTGAGATTACTTCCTTTGCTGCTTTTTCACATACTGGCAGATCGTAATTGTATCCTGCATCAATATATGTCGGCTGCATATGTATTGGTATTGGATAATAGATGCCTGTACCAATGCCATTCTCAGTCAGCTTTGTGATAAGATCATCGCG
This genomic interval carries:
- a CDS encoding tetratricopeptide repeat protein — its product is MAKDDVSKIVERYIASGRSEKDVERKEHYFKMALQLQPKNVHALNNMALLLQQERKFREAVDLYEKILSIGVVARPYPVYYNISLCLKSLGNLEGAKTYINRALAIKPDDEIFLELKGEIVDLLSSGSKESAPKITSNALEIGATYDEWDPPAVSTLTSQIYYADWNDYKYHRGLGETDLHEKFVRNKLEQRVYRCNSCRYFSAGTCRKKGKVGRKVLPDSICKSFYPEKH
- a CDS encoding PGF-pre-PGF domain-containing protein, translated to MAFMLVLSIYVIMSPVSAETGVSLSPANQSVELGSEIVVNVYVEPDMPISGAQFDLYFDGSVLDVKSVSEGDLFSKTGTTLFGEGTFDNTTGNIIYAHSVLFEKEVTSPGILATIVFKTTATGQSNLQLVNVVVSNSDGTAVPITVENAVVSISDTSSSGGSTDSAGSGSGGGGGAGDSGEQFGNIEFKDVTERPVNKGMNVSYTFKSPENPIVNVNFTPLKNSGYITTTVEVLKERSALVSDDPEGLVYRNMNIWVGKYGFATPANIEAMTIGFKVESSWMEANGVNTSAIKLNRHSDGKWEALQTMSAGEEDGYVYFESSTPGFSPFAITAVPDSSVISDDVSLEDSASEDDEDQTLDQNMALVLFIVIMVLIAKRGRDT
- a CDS encoding UDP-N-acetylglucosamine 3-dehydrogenase, with protein sequence MTRVGVIGVGAMGQHHVRIYKEMEGVELVGISDVDRERVEELAAEYDVKPYTDYEELLKENLDAVSIVVPTTLHKNVTLDAINSNTNVLVEKPIADTLENADIMIEAAEKAGVILMVGQIERFNPATTKMKEIIDSGLLGKIVSISTKRVGPYNPRIRDVGIILDLGVHDIDAISYMYGSNATEVYAIAGKDIHSKEDHASIMLRFDDEQAGVVNVNWLTPHRVRKMEVIGVSGVGYLDYIEQTVTIHDAKWIRDAKVEKAEPLQKELEHFINCVETGETPLESGIDGKHALKVALAAIGSYNRDGIIKID